The following are encoded in a window of Magnolia sinica isolate HGM2019 chromosome 11, MsV1, whole genome shotgun sequence genomic DNA:
- the LOC131219562 gene encoding cytoplasmic tRNA 2-thiolation protein 2 isoform X1: MDGVDKRHTSRLGHEAPTTSHLVRAIPKTEPSIWREREEEREGETRKETRERGKMACANTACQSNSCRVDEEEADVREKGRRSCISNNTANAADQPNLLLCSKCKKDCKSLLPILPTYHSESNLCLDCFRSYIFGKFKLAVTSHSMISPTDSVLVAFSGGPSSRVALQFIHEMQCKSQRNFDASRDRSLPVFGVGVAFIDESAISDTPSHKVDKAIKEIKLLVSSLAPPAKELHITPIESICSLDCSERRSRLNELLHTVDDVTGKEDLLQLLRMLCLQKIAFENGYSKLVLGTCSSRIACHVISATVKGQGYSLPADIQYVDARWEIPVVLPLRDCLSQELTMLCNLDSLKTQELLDDHCSGINGLVSSFVKLLQEENPSRERTILRTAEKLSPFSFNRIPETDSHDNLSTRRCQKSQNFKPDESIPVDVLCPICGSPLSKSFLQNLGCKLGNSQTRGEIFAANCCSSCWFQIIPKDPSSLDHFYSLLPKVMTERVEDETGAGPSWLSESFFREQIKDCLLSEDEDGS; the protein is encoded by the exons atggacggtgtggataaaagacatacgtCACGGTTGGGCCACGaagcaccgactactagccaccTGGTCCGAGCCATACCTAAGACCGAGCCAAGcatctggagagagagagaggaggaaagagagggagagacgaGGAAAGAGACGCGGGAGAGAGGGAAGATGGCGTGCGCGAATACAGCATGCCAGTCGAATTCATGCAGGGTAGACGAGGAAGAAGCAGATGTGCGTGAGAAAGGAAGAAGATCCTGCATCAGCAACAACACCGCCAACGCTGCAGATCAACCCAATCTTCTTCTCTGCTCAAAGTGCAAGAAGGACTGCAAATCCCTCCTACCCATACTGCCTACCTACCACAGTGAAAGCAACCTTTGCCTCGACTGTTTTCGTTCATATATCTTTGGAAAGTTCAAGCTCGCTGTCACCTCCCATAGCATGATTTCCCCCACCGACTCCGTTCTCGTTGCCTTCTCCGGAggtccttcatccag GGTGGCACTACAATTCATACATGAGATGCAATGCAAGTCACAGAGGAATTTCGATGCAAGTAGAGACAGATCATTACCAGTCTTTGGTGTTGGAGTTGCTTTTATTGATGAGAGTGCTATTTCTGACACCCCCTCTCATAAAGTTGACAAAGCAATTAAAGAAATTAAATTGCTAGTGTCGAGTTTAGCTCCCCCGGCCAAAGAGTTACATATCACACCCATTGAAAGCATCTGTTCTCTGGATTGCAGTGAAAGGAGAAGCAGATTGAATGAGTTATTACATACTGTTGATGATGTCACTGGGAAAGAAGACCTTTTGCAGCTTCTCCGTATGCTTTGTTTACAGAAG ATTGCTTTTGAAAATGGATATAGCAAACTGGTGTTAGGGACATGCTCATCAAGGATTGCTTGCCATGTTATTTCAGCAACTGTGAAG GGTCAAGGTTACTCTTTACCTGCTGATATACAATATGTGGATGCGAGATGGGAAATCCCAGTAGTTCTACCTCTTCGAGACTGTCTTTCACAGGAGCTCACCATGCTCTGTAATCTTGATAG TTTGAAGACCCAGGAGCTGCTTGACGACCATTGCTCTGGCATTAACGGTTTAGTCTCATCATTCGTTAAGCTCTTGCAG GAAGAAAATCCTTCCCGAGAGCGCACTATATTGCGAACAGCAGAAAAGCTGAGCCCATTTTCTTTCAACAGGATACCTGAAACTGACTCCCACGACAATTTGTCCACCCGTCGATGTCAGAAATCGCAGAATTTCAAACCTGATGAATCCATTCCAGTGGATGTTCTCTGCCCAATCTGTGGCAGCCCCCTCAGTAAATCATTCTTGCAGAATTTGGGATGCAAGCTTGGGAATTCCCAAACAAGAGGTGAGATATTTGCAGCCAATTGCTGCTCAAGCTGCTGGTTTCAAATCATCCCaaaagatccatcatcactaGATCATTTCTATTCTCTCCTACCCAAAGTTATGACTGAAAGAGTTGAGGATGAAACTGGAGCGGGTCCGAGTTGGCTAAG TGAGTCTTTCTTCAGGGAACAAATAAAAGATTGCTTACTGTCGGAAGATGAGGATGGAAGCTGA
- the LOC131219562 gene encoding cytoplasmic tRNA 2-thiolation protein 2 isoform X2: MDGVDKRHTSRLGHEAPTTSHLVRAIPKTEPSIWREREEEREGETRKETRERGKMACANTACQSNSCRVDEEEADVREKGRRSCISNNTANAADQPNLLLCSKCKKDCKSLLPILPTYHSESNLCLDCFRSYIFGKFKLAVTSHSMISPTDSVLVAFSGGPSSRVALQFIHEMQCKSQRNFDASRDRSLPVFGVGVAFIDESAISDTPSHKVDKAIKEIKLLVSSLAPPAKELHITPIESICSLDCSERRSRLNELLHTVDDVTGKEDLLQLLRMLCLQKIAFENGYSKLVLGTCSSRIACHVISATVKGQGYSLPADIQYVDARWEIPVVLPLRDCLSQELTMLCNLDSLKTQELLDDHCSGINGLVSSFVKLLQEENPSRERTILRTAEKLSPFSFNRIPETDSHDNLSTRRCQKSQNFKPDESIPVDVLCPICGSPLSKSFLQNLGCKLGNSQTRGEIFAANCCSSCWFQIIPKDPSSLDHFYSLLPKVMTERVEDETGAGPSWLREQIKDCLLSEDEDGS; this comes from the exons atggacggtgtggataaaagacatacgtCACGGTTGGGCCACGaagcaccgactactagccaccTGGTCCGAGCCATACCTAAGACCGAGCCAAGcatctggagagagagagaggaggaaagagagggagagacgaGGAAAGAGACGCGGGAGAGAGGGAAGATGGCGTGCGCGAATACAGCATGCCAGTCGAATTCATGCAGGGTAGACGAGGAAGAAGCAGATGTGCGTGAGAAAGGAAGAAGATCCTGCATCAGCAACAACACCGCCAACGCTGCAGATCAACCCAATCTTCTTCTCTGCTCAAAGTGCAAGAAGGACTGCAAATCCCTCCTACCCATACTGCCTACCTACCACAGTGAAAGCAACCTTTGCCTCGACTGTTTTCGTTCATATATCTTTGGAAAGTTCAAGCTCGCTGTCACCTCCCATAGCATGATTTCCCCCACCGACTCCGTTCTCGTTGCCTTCTCCGGAggtccttcatccag GGTGGCACTACAATTCATACATGAGATGCAATGCAAGTCACAGAGGAATTTCGATGCAAGTAGAGACAGATCATTACCAGTCTTTGGTGTTGGAGTTGCTTTTATTGATGAGAGTGCTATTTCTGACACCCCCTCTCATAAAGTTGACAAAGCAATTAAAGAAATTAAATTGCTAGTGTCGAGTTTAGCTCCCCCGGCCAAAGAGTTACATATCACACCCATTGAAAGCATCTGTTCTCTGGATTGCAGTGAAAGGAGAAGCAGATTGAATGAGTTATTACATACTGTTGATGATGTCACTGGGAAAGAAGACCTTTTGCAGCTTCTCCGTATGCTTTGTTTACAGAAG ATTGCTTTTGAAAATGGATATAGCAAACTGGTGTTAGGGACATGCTCATCAAGGATTGCTTGCCATGTTATTTCAGCAACTGTGAAG GGTCAAGGTTACTCTTTACCTGCTGATATACAATATGTGGATGCGAGATGGGAAATCCCAGTAGTTCTACCTCTTCGAGACTGTCTTTCACAGGAGCTCACCATGCTCTGTAATCTTGATAG TTTGAAGACCCAGGAGCTGCTTGACGACCATTGCTCTGGCATTAACGGTTTAGTCTCATCATTCGTTAAGCTCTTGCAG GAAGAAAATCCTTCCCGAGAGCGCACTATATTGCGAACAGCAGAAAAGCTGAGCCCATTTTCTTTCAACAGGATACCTGAAACTGACTCCCACGACAATTTGTCCACCCGTCGATGTCAGAAATCGCAGAATTTCAAACCTGATGAATCCATTCCAGTGGATGTTCTCTGCCCAATCTGTGGCAGCCCCCTCAGTAAATCATTCTTGCAGAATTTGGGATGCAAGCTTGGGAATTCCCAAACAAGAGGTGAGATATTTGCAGCCAATTGCTGCTCAAGCTGCTGGTTTCAAATCATCCCaaaagatccatcatcactaGATCATTTCTATTCTCTCCTACCCAAAGTTATGACTGAAAGAGTTGAGGATGAAACTGGAGCGGGTCCGAGTTGGCTAAG GGAACAAATAAAAGATTGCTTACTGTCGGAAGATGAGGATGGAAGCTGA